From a region of the Paenibacillus lutimineralis genome:
- a CDS encoding DUF2634 domain-containing protein, which translates to MIPIGGSLTPELEETQETSRTYRLDFQNNRMAGMTDGLDAVKQAAYKILQTERFAHLIYGNDYGFEGHNLIGRSSGYVRSELNRRVTEALLQDDRISGITDFQVDITDDQAVASFLLHSIYGDFRMEVNANV; encoded by the coding sequence CTGAGCTGGAGGAGACTCAGGAGACGAGTCGAACCTATAGGCTGGATTTCCAGAATAACCGTATGGCCGGAATGACAGATGGGCTGGATGCAGTAAAGCAAGCCGCCTATAAGATTCTGCAGACGGAGAGATTTGCTCATTTGATCTATGGAAATGATTATGGCTTTGAGGGACATAACTTGATTGGTAGGAGTAGTGGTTATGTCAGATCCGAACTGAACAGACGTGTAACCGAAGCTCTTCTGCAGGATGACCGGATATCCGGGATTACGGATTTTCAGGTAGATATTACGGACGATCAAGCGGTGGCATCCTTTTTGCTCCACTCGATTTACGGTGATTTTCGGATGGAGGTGAATGCGAATGTATGA